In Streptomyces sp. NBC_01439, the following are encoded in one genomic region:
- a CDS encoding sugar transferase, with protein MPLTLTAPRVRVPAAPPAKRVCDLVGAVVLLAVLGLPLAAITALLWATQGGHPFARAAAVGLAGRPFRTWRLRTDDGTGRIGAVLDRCALDGLPQLLNVVRGEMSLVGPRPETRTDRPERLLVRPGMTGLWQVSARSDLPWEEMALLDRHYVENHWLGMDLAILAQTPRAAYRQRVA; from the coding sequence ATGCCCCTCACACTCACCGCTCCGCGCGTACGGGTCCCCGCCGCCCCACCGGCGAAGCGGGTGTGCGACCTCGTCGGGGCAGTGGTGCTGCTCGCAGTGCTCGGCCTGCCGCTCGCGGCCATCACCGCCCTGCTGTGGGCGACCCAGGGCGGCCACCCCTTCGCACGGGCGGCCGCGGTGGGGCTGGCCGGCCGGCCGTTCCGCACGTGGCGCCTGCGCACCGACGACGGCACTGGCCGGATCGGTGCGGTCCTGGACCGCTGCGCCCTCGACGGCCTCCCGCAGCTGCTGAACGTGGTCCGTGGCGAGATGTCGCTCGTCGGGCCGCGCCCGGAAACTCGTACGGACCGCCCCGAGCGACTCCTCGTACGTCCCGGAATGACCGGATTGTGGCAGGTCAGCGCGCGTTCGGACCTCCCCTGGGAGGAGATGGCCCTGCTCGACCGGCATTATGTGGAGAACCACTGGCTCGGGATGGACCTCGCGATCCTGGCGCAGACCCCGCGCGCGGCGTACCGGCAAAGGGTCGCCTGA
- a CDS encoding SpoIIE family protein phosphatase → MDMENAGPFRNDLDQFPDQATSATAVVDARGIVTGWSSGAQRLLGYSYRDVVGRPAARLLGGNTDAEVLFSAILEGRGPIPLRHQDGDYLNAELQAYTSLDREGNTQWLFMVTPQQQPRPDKDEATTEEAFAQCHLPVMLYDAELRALRGSAGAARELGLTEEQMRGRRVTDILPPHICTTVEEGMRRVFETGEPERFQVHGRPRRGARDKYWAVSVSPLRNPAGQVRHVQLVALDVTEQHRARERLALLNDVSAQVGSTLDVMRTAQEMADVAVGRLADFISVDLLDGLFRGVEPRPSATGSVALRRAAQGSILPGTPESVIQPGEVDYYPESSPPARCLNTGRSSLHRTLDEAIESWQVADPERAGKVRDFGMHSIMVIPLRARGITLGVAVLVRHRCRDSFDEDDLLLAEEIAARAAVAVDNARRFTRERATALALQRSLLPQRLPAQEAVEVAYRYLPARSRAGLGGDWFDVIPLSGARVALVVGDVVGHGLRASATMGRLRTAVRTLADVDLPPEELLVHLDDLVTHLRAEEDAEDPEAEIVTDLIATCLYLVYDPVSRRCAAAGAGHPPPAVVTPDGKAEFIGLPVGPPLGVGGLPFEAVEWEVPRGSVLVLYTDGLVEVPEHDLGKGMALLRRRLERPAHSLEATCDDLVQDLLPAQQADDVALLVARTRVLDAGQVATWDLPSDPAAVADARDKVSRRLADWGLHEVVFTAELVVSELVTNAIRYGTPPIQLRLIRDTVLICEVSDGSSTAPHMRRARIFDEGGRGLLLVAQFAERWGTRHRAGGKSIWAEIGVQDDRS, encoded by the coding sequence ATGGACATGGAAAATGCAGGCCCCTTCCGAAACGACCTCGATCAGTTCCCGGATCAGGCCACCTCGGCTACGGCAGTCGTCGACGCGCGGGGAATCGTGACGGGGTGGAGTTCCGGCGCACAGCGGTTGCTCGGGTACTCATACAGGGACGTCGTCGGGCGTCCCGCGGCACGTCTGCTCGGCGGGAACACCGACGCCGAAGTGCTTTTCTCCGCGATTCTCGAGGGGCGCGGGCCGATCCCGCTGCGGCATCAAGACGGCGACTACCTGAATGCCGAGTTGCAGGCGTACACGTCGCTCGACCGTGAGGGCAACACACAGTGGCTCTTCATGGTCACGCCGCAGCAGCAGCCACGTCCAGACAAGGACGAGGCGACGACAGAGGAGGCCTTCGCGCAGTGCCACCTCCCTGTGATGCTCTACGACGCCGAGTTGCGGGCCTTGCGGGGGAGCGCCGGTGCGGCCCGCGAACTGGGCCTCACGGAGGAGCAGATGCGTGGTCGGCGGGTCACCGACATCCTGCCTCCCCACATCTGCACCACGGTCGAAGAGGGCATGCGCCGGGTGTTCGAGACGGGAGAGCCGGAGCGGTTCCAGGTGCATGGCCGACCGCGGCGCGGAGCCCGCGACAAGTACTGGGCCGTCTCCGTCTCCCCCCTGAGGAACCCGGCAGGACAGGTGCGACACGTGCAGCTCGTCGCGCTCGACGTCACCGAACAGCACCGGGCCCGGGAACGGCTCGCCCTGCTGAACGACGTCAGCGCACAGGTGGGTAGCACCCTCGACGTGATGCGCACGGCCCAGGAGATGGCAGACGTGGCGGTGGGGCGGCTCGCCGACTTCATCAGCGTCGACCTGCTGGACGGGCTGTTCCGCGGCGTCGAGCCCAGGCCGTCCGCCACCGGCTCCGTAGCGCTGCGCCGCGCCGCGCAGGGGTCCATCCTCCCCGGCACCCCCGAGTCGGTGATCCAACCGGGCGAGGTGGACTACTACCCGGAATCCTCGCCCCCCGCCCGCTGCCTGAATACGGGCCGGTCGTCGCTGCACCGCACCCTGGACGAAGCCATCGAGAGCTGGCAGGTCGCCGACCCCGAGCGCGCAGGGAAGGTCCGCGACTTCGGGATGCATTCGATCATGGTCATCCCGCTGCGGGCCCGCGGCATCACGCTTGGCGTGGCCGTACTCGTCCGCCACCGCTGCCGGGACTCCTTCGACGAAGACGATCTGCTCCTTGCCGAGGAAATCGCCGCACGCGCTGCCGTGGCCGTGGACAACGCCCGACGCTTCACCCGCGAGCGAGCCACAGCTCTGGCCCTGCAACGAAGCCTGCTGCCACAGCGACTCCCCGCCCAAGAGGCAGTGGAGGTGGCCTACCGCTACCTCCCGGCCCGGTCCCGGGCAGGGCTGGGCGGCGACTGGTTCGATGTGATCCCGCTGTCGGGCGCACGGGTCGCCCTGGTCGTCGGAGATGTGGTGGGCCATGGTCTGCGTGCCTCCGCCACCATGGGGCGGCTTCGGACCGCGGTACGCACGCTGGCGGACGTCGACCTGCCCCCCGAGGAGCTCCTCGTCCATCTCGACGACCTTGTCACCCACCTCAGGGCGGAGGAGGACGCGGAGGATCCCGAGGCTGAGATCGTCACCGATCTCATCGCCACATGTCTGTATCTGGTCTACGACCCGGTCTCGCGACGCTGCGCCGCCGCAGGCGCGGGCCACCCCCCGCCCGCCGTGGTCACGCCCGACGGCAAGGCGGAGTTCATAGGTCTTCCTGTCGGGCCGCCGCTGGGAGTCGGCGGGCTGCCTTTCGAAGCGGTCGAATGGGAAGTGCCCCGAGGCAGCGTCCTCGTGCTGTACACGGACGGTCTCGTCGAGGTCCCCGAACACGACCTCGGCAAGGGCATGGCGCTACTGCGTCGGCGGCTGGAGCGCCCTGCTCACTCGCTGGAGGCAACCTGTGACGACCTGGTCCAGGATCTGCTCCCCGCACAGCAGGCGGATGATGTCGCACTGCTCGTCGCCCGCACCCGGGTCCTCGACGCGGGTCAGGTGGCCACCTGGGATCTGCCTTCCGACCCGGCCGCCGTGGCCGACGCCCGTGACAAGGTCTCCCGCCGCCTCGCGGACTGGGGACTGCATGAGGTGGTGTTTACCGCCGAGCTGGTGGTGAGTGAACTGGTCACCAACGCGATCCGGTACGGCACCCCTCCCATTCAGCTGCGCCTGATCCGCGACACCGTGCTCATCTGCGAGGTCTCTGACGGCAGCAGCACCGCCCCGCACATGAGGCGAGCGCGCATATTCGACGAAGGCGGGCGCGGGCTACTGCTCGTCGCTCAGTTCGCTGAGCGCTGGGGAACACGCCACCGGGCCGGTGGGAAGTCGATCTGGGCGGAGATCGGCGTTCAGGACGATCGATCCTGA
- a CDS encoding phosphoribosyltransferase produces the protein MSDVRENLTYDGFGRAVRELAQTIADDGYEPDIILSIARGGVFVAGGLAYALDCKNIHLVNVEFYTGVGTTLEMPVMLAPVPEAIDFTDKKVLIADDVADTGKTLKLVHDFCLGHVAEVRSAVVYEKSHSLVKCEYVWKKTDEWINFPWSVEPPVVKREGQVLDA, from the coding sequence ATGAGCGACGTACGCGAGAACCTGACCTACGACGGCTTCGGGCGCGCCGTGCGCGAGCTGGCGCAGACGATCGCCGACGACGGCTACGAGCCCGACATCATCCTGAGCATCGCCCGCGGCGGGGTGTTCGTCGCCGGCGGCCTGGCGTACGCGCTCGACTGCAAGAACATCCACCTGGTGAACGTGGAGTTCTACACCGGCGTCGGCACCACGCTGGAGATGCCGGTCATGCTGGCGCCCGTGCCCGAGGCGATCGACTTCACCGACAAGAAGGTCCTCATCGCCGATGACGTGGCCGACACCGGCAAGACGCTGAAGCTCGTCCACGACTTCTGCCTGGGCCACGTCGCCGAGGTGCGCTCCGCCGTCGTCTACGAGAAGTCCCACTCCCTCGTGAAGTGCGAGTACGTGTGGAAGAAGACCGACGAGTGGATCAACTTCCCCTGGTCGGTCGAGCCGCCCGTCGTCAAGCGCGAGGGCCAGGTCCTCGACGCCTAG
- the dcd gene encoding dCTP deaminase produces MLLSDKDIRAEIDSGRVRIDPFEESMVQPSSIDVRLDRYFRVFENHRYAHIDPAIEQPDLTRMVEPEGDEAFILHPGEFVLASTYEVISLPDDIASRLEGKSSLGRLGLVTHSTAGFIDPGFSGHVTLELSNLATLPIKLWPGMKIGQLCMFRLSSPAEFPYGSERYGSRYQGQRGPTASRSFQNFHRTQVRHEA; encoded by the coding sequence GTGCTTCTCTCTGACAAAGACATCCGGGCCGAGATCGACAGCGGACGGGTTCGCATCGACCCGTTCGAGGAATCGATGGTGCAGCCCTCCAGCATCGATGTACGTCTCGACCGGTACTTCCGGGTGTTCGAGAACCACCGCTACGCCCACATCGATCCGGCGATCGAGCAGCCGGACCTGACCCGGATGGTCGAGCCGGAGGGCGACGAGGCGTTCATCCTCCACCCCGGTGAGTTCGTCCTCGCCTCGACGTACGAGGTCATCTCGCTGCCCGACGACATCGCCTCCAGGCTGGAGGGGAAGTCGAGCCTGGGCCGCCTCGGCCTGGTGACGCATTCGACCGCCGGGTTCATCGACCCCGGGTTCTCGGGTCACGTGACCCTGGAGCTGTCGAACCTCGCCACCCTGCCGATCAAGCTCTGGCCGGGCATGAAGATCGGGCAGCTGTGCATGTTCCGGCTCAGCTCGCCCGCCGAGTTCCCGTACGGCAGCGAGCGCTACGGATCCAGGTACCAGGGGCAGCGCGGGCCGACCGCCTCGCGCTCCTTCCAGAACTTCCACCGCACCCAGGTGAGGCACGAGGCATGA
- a CDS encoding Yip1 family protein, producing MAGFRIGRGRDNNRSPQQPPQQQQQSYGQQQPPPYGQPPYPPVGGPPPQQQWPQPGAGGHGEPEYFDPYGQQQPHAQQPPYGHGGGGHGGGGYNDNPGHTQVFAIGEDPYGQGATYQAGAASAVPSGPRLPWKELLRGIVTRPGQTFLQMRDYAVWGPALIVTFLYGLLAVFGLDDARDDVIKATVPKAIPIVLSAGVAFVICGLILGAVTHTLARQLGGDGAWQPTVGLSMLVMSITDAPRLLFAVFLGGDNMVVQVLGWATWVAAGALFTSLISKSHDLPWPKALGASAIQLVALLSIIKLGTI from the coding sequence GTGGCTGGATTCAGGATCGGACGCGGCAGGGACAACAACCGCTCTCCGCAACAACCCCCGCAGCAGCAGCAGCAGTCGTACGGTCAGCAGCAACCGCCGCCGTACGGCCAGCCGCCCTACCCTCCCGTCGGCGGCCCGCCGCCGCAGCAGCAGTGGCCGCAGCCGGGCGCGGGAGGTCATGGCGAGCCGGAGTACTTCGACCCGTACGGGCAGCAGCAGCCGCACGCGCAGCAGCCCCCGTACGGCCACGGAGGCGGGGGCCACGGCGGCGGGGGCTACAACGACAACCCGGGGCACACCCAGGTCTTCGCCATCGGCGAGGACCCGTACGGCCAGGGCGCTACGTACCAGGCGGGTGCGGCCTCGGCGGTGCCGTCCGGACCGCGGTTGCCGTGGAAGGAACTGCTCCGCGGCATCGTGACGCGGCCCGGGCAGACCTTCCTCCAGATGCGCGACTACGCCGTCTGGGGCCCCGCACTGATCGTGACCTTCCTCTACGGGCTCCTCGCGGTGTTCGGCCTCGACGACGCCCGCGACGACGTCATCAAGGCGACCGTGCCGAAGGCCATCCCGATCGTCCTGTCCGCCGGCGTGGCCTTCGTCATCTGCGGCCTGATCCTGGGCGCGGTGACGCACACCCTGGCCCGCCAACTGGGCGGCGACGGCGCGTGGCAGCCGACGGTGGGCCTGTCGATGCTGGTCATGTCGATCACGGACGCGCCGCGCCTGCTGTTCGCGGTGTTCCTCGGCGGCGACAACATGGTCGTACAGGTACTGGGCTGGGCCACGTGGGTAGCGGCCGGAGCCCTGTTCACCTCGCTGATCAGCAAGTCGCACGACCTGCCGTGGCCGAAGGCCCTGGGCGCGTCCGCGATCCAGCTGGTCGCACTGCTGTCGATCATCAAGCTGGGCACGATCTAA